DNA from Nitrospira sp.:
TATGGCTGGGTCAGCCGCCCTATCTCTATGACGCCGAGACGCCGCGTATCCGGCTTGGGACCCCGCACAGCGCCTATCTGAAAATCGCCGAGGGCTGCAACCGGAACTGTGCCTTCTGCGCCATTCCAATCATGCGGGGCAAGCAGCGGAGCCGCCCGATCGAATCGATCGTGGCCGAGGCGCGCCGGTTGGCCGAGGAAGGCGTGAAGGAACTCAACCTGATTTCCCAGGACACGATCAACTACGGGGTGGACCTTGGATTGAGGCAGGGGCTCACAACGCTGCTGCGCGAGCTGGTCACGGTAAACGATGTGCGCTGGATCAGGCCCTTCTACCTCTATCCGCAACAGGTGACCGATGAGTTGCTGGAACTCTATGCCGGGGAGGAACGCATCACGAAGTACCTCGACATGCCGCTGCAGCACATCAGCGATGCGATGTTGAAGCGGATGCATCGGCTGGGTGATCGCAAGCACCTGACCAAACTGGTCGAGCGCATCCGCAACAAGATTCCCGGCCTGTTTTTCAGGACGGCGTTTATCGTGGGCTTTCCCGGCGAGACAGACGCCATGTTCGAGGAGCTCAGGCAGTTCATGCTCGATATGGAGTTCGACCGCGTCGCGGTGTTTCTCTATTCCGATGAGGAGGGCACCTCCGCCGTCGATCTCGATCGCAAGGTGGAGCGCGCGGTGATGGAGGAGCGGCGGAATGAGTTGCTGGCCTTGCAGGAGTCGATCTCGGCCGCGAAGAATCGCGACTACCTGGGTCGCACGTTTGAGGTGCTCGTGGATGGACTCTCCGAGGAATCGGACCGGTTGCTCGAAGCGAGGCACGAAGGGCTGGCCCCCGAAATTGACGGAGTGGTCTATTGCGATCGTGGGGCTGCCAAGCCCGGCGAGTTTGTCTCGGTGACGGTCACCGATGTAGCGGGGTACGATCTGATTGCCCAGCCGGTGGGCCACCAAGGGACTCCATCTTCAGCCGCACCATCGTTACTCATGCCCAAGAAGACCGGAGCAGGCTACCGCTAAGCGTTCGCTCAACGGCAACCTGCTCCTTCTTCGTTACACCTTGGCGCTGAGATACAACGACGCGCCCCGCCGGTTGATCAAGACCAGCACGTTTTGCCCCTTCTTCAAGTCCGACGCCGCTCGATCATAGTCCTTCATCGACGTGACCGGCTTGCGATTGATTTCCCGGATGACGTCACCCGGCATCAAACCGGCCCGCTCTGCTTCGCTCTCCGGCTCCACGCTGGTCACGACCACCCCCTGCAGCTTTCCCTTGATGCCCAGTTCCTGCGCCGTCTCACGGTCGAGCTCCTGTACGGCGAGTCCCGCCAGCGGTTGGTCCGATGGAGCGGTTTCCGCCTTGGCAACCTGCTGGTTGTCGGGAAGTTCGCCGATGGTCACCGACAGGTCCTTCTCCTGTCCGTCGCGCATCACCTTCACCGTGGCCTTGCTGCCGACGGCGCTGCGCGTGACAGCCCGTTGGAGCGTCACGGCGTCCTCAATCGGAGTTCCCTGAAACGAGGTGATGACGTCGCCCTGTTTGAGGCCTGCCTTCTCCGCCGGTCCCTCTTCCTTCACATCGGTTACGACGGCGCCGTGGTTGCCCTTCACATTGAAGGACTTGGCCAGGTCTTGGTTCAGGTCCTGGATGCCGATGCCGAGATAGCCGCGCACGACCTTGCCGGTCTTGACCAGGCTCTCGTAGATAGGCCTGCCCATGCCGGACGACACGGCAAAACCGACGCCTTGATACCCGCCGGTTTGAGAAAAGATCGCCGTATTGATGCCGATCAGTTCACCTCTGGTATTGACGAGGGCCCCGCCGCTGTTCCCCGGATTGATGGCGGCATCGGTCTGGATGAAATCTTCATACTGCGTAATCCCCATGTGTCCACGGCCCAGGGCACTGACAATCCCCAGGGTGACGGTGGAATTCAACCCGAAGGGATTGCCGACCGCCAGGACATATTCTCCGACCTGGAGGCGGCTGGAGTCACCCCAGGCGACGGTCGGAAGTCGGCTGCCGTCGATCTTGACGACCGCGAGATCGCTCTTGGGGTCGCTGCCGACGATGCGTCCTTTGAACTCCCGCTTGTCCGGAAGTGTGACGGTGACCGTTTTCGCCCCGTCGATCACATGGTTGTTGGTCAGCACATACCCGTCCGGGGAAACGATCACCCCCGATCCCTGCCCGCCGCGACGTTCACGGGGTTCCATCGGTGGCCCGAATCGACGCGGCCCGAAGGGCGAACCGAAAAAGTCCTCTCCCCGCCCGCGGGGTCCGGCTGAATCGGAAACCTCTTCGCTGCCGCTCGTGGTGATGTTGACCACGGCCGGGGTGACGGCCTTGGCCACATCCGCAAACCCTGTCGCCGGCAAGGAGCCGGCCGTCGCGATCGGACGTTCCTCGGCCGTTGGTGATGGATTCGAGGCGTGCGAGGTGGTGAGGGAGGCATAACTCCATACCAGAGTCGCCCCCAGGACTGCGATACCGGCGAGTGTGCCGACGGATTGAATTGGTCGTTTCATACTGGTCTCCTCCTACATGACGTTGACTTGGCGCGCGGGAGAGTGCCTGCGCGTGACGTTCACCTGGAGGGTAGCAATCAGGGATGAGAAACCTATTAGCCTGTGATTAGAAGTGGTTAAGCTGCGGGCGCAGCCAACGGCAGCACGATGGTGAAGGTCGATCCCTGGCCCACTTCGCTCTGGACCTCGATGTGTCCATGGTGGGCTTCGGCAATCCAGGCGCAAATGGCCAGGCCGAGACCGGTGCCTTTCTTGGTGTGGGCGCGCGCGTCGTCGGTCCGGAAAAAACGGTCGAAGATCTGTTTGTGGGCCTCCCGAGGAATGCCGATGCCGTGGTCGCGCACCGCGAGACGAACGGTGGCGCCTTCCACGCGCAGATCGATTTCCACCTTGCCCTGCGCATGGGAATATTTCACGGCATTGTCGACGATGTTCAGGATGAGTTCACGCAGGCGGAGTTCGTCGCCTCGGACCGTCGCCGGCTCGATCGTGCCCATCACCACCTCCACCTCTCGCTCCTGACCGAGGAGGCAGGCCTGGCGCTGAATATCCTCCACCAGCGCCTCCAGTCGAACCGGCTCACACTCCGTTTTGATTTGGCCCAAATCGGCCCGCGACAGGAACAGGAGTTCCTCCACGATGCGCGACATCCGATCGATCTCTTCGAGGTTGCTTTCCAGGACGGCGATGTAGTCTTCGACGGGACGGGGCCGGCGCAGCACCAGTTCACTCTCGCCCTTCATGACCGTCAGCGGGGTCCGTAGTTCATGCGAGGCATCGCTGCTGAATTGCCGGATTTGCGCGAAGGAGGTTTCCAGCCGCGCGATCATGTTGTTGAACGTGTCGGTGAGGCGTCCGATTTCATCCGAGGAACGTTCCGAGGTCAGGCGTTGCGTCAGGTCGCCGGCGGCGATACGCTGCGCCGCCAGGGTGATGGAATCGACGGGGCGCAGGGCTCGTCCGGCCAGGAACCAGCCTCCGGCCAGCGAGACGACCAGCGCGATCGGAGCCATGACCAGCAGCACCAGCAGGAAGCGGCGCAGGGTTTCCTCCACCCCTTCCAGGGTCGTGCCGACTTGCACGATGTAGAGCAGGGACCCGCGGTAGATGATGGGTACGGACACCAGGCGGAGGGGCGGTTCGTTGGGATAGCGGGCCGACTCGAAGATGGTGCTGCCGGTAAAGGCGACTTCCAATGCGTGCCGGCTCAACGGCACGTCATGTTGCCGGATATTGGGCGAGCGGATCGTGATCGTGCCGGAGGGGCTGAAGATCTGGAAAAACTTGTCGATGCGGGTCAGCTCGGGAAATTGTCGCAGGAGTTCGTCTTCGTCGATCAACGGCAGGAAGCCGCGGGTCTCCAGGGAACGCACGGCGGCCGATGCGGTTTCTTCCAACGATTCATCGAGTTGCTCGCGGAGGCTGCGGGCCGTGATGGTGTAGAGCACCACGGAAAACGTCAGCAGGATGAGGGCCAGGGCCGTCCCGTACCAGAGGGTGAGCCGGACTCGCAGCGGCATCAGTCCACCTTAAGCATGTACCCACTCCCTCGAATCGTGTGGATCAATTTCCGGGCCCGTCCGCGATCGATCTTGTTCCGCAGGTAATTCACATAGACGTCGATCACGTTGGTGAAGGTATCGAAATCCTGATTCCACACATGGTCGGAAATCATCGGGCGGGTCAGGACCCGGCCTGCGTGGCGCATGAAATATTCCAGGAGCGCGTACTCCTTCACCGTGAGGTCGATGCGTTGTCCTCCGCGCGTGACTTCACGCGTAGCCGGATTGAGGACCAGATCGTCGACCTGGAGGACGCCGGGCGATTCGGCCGGTCCGCGCCGCAGCAGGGCCCTCACACGCGCGAGCAATTCGTCGATGGCGAAGGGTTTGGTCAGGTAGTCGTCCGCCCCGGCATCGAGCCCCTTCACCCGCTGGTCCACCTTCGATTGCGCCGTCAGGATCAGCACGGGGGTCTGAATCTTTTCCTTGCGAAGCCTGGTGAGCACTTCCAGCCCCGGCAGACTGGGCAACATGAGGTCGATCATGATGAGGTCGTAACTGCCGCTCAGCGCCATGTCGAGTCCCTGCGCACCGTCTTCGCAGAGGTCGACGGCGTAGCTCTCCTCCTCCAGGGCCCGCTTGATGAAGGAGCCCACCTTGGTTTCATCTTCGACGACCAGGACGCGCATATAGGGAGTTCGCAGGTTCGAGGATTATACCAGAGGCTGCCGAATCTGTGACCCGGTGAGTGCGCAGCTAGGGGAGATCGAGGGAGACCGGCAGGGAGCGTTCGTGGGATCGGAGGCGGCAGAGGGTGCGAATGTCTTTCCAATCTTCTCCTGGAAGGAGCGTGCGGGCGTCCGGCGGCGGAGGGCCAGCCAAGGCGACGAGCGCGGCCAGACGCTCACCCATGTCCGGATGGGTGGAGAGAAAATCGGGAGGGCCGGCCTGGTCCTGCAGGTCCTTCTGCAGCACTCCATAGAACAGAATCATGGCGGTGGGATCGAGGCGGGCGGCCTGCATCATGTGCAGCCCCTCAAGATCGGCCTCCGTTTCATGCGTGCGGGTATAGTGCAACGAGCCCAGCGTGCGGGCCCCTTCGAGTCCCCAGGCGAGTCCTCCCGAAACATCACCGGAGACGGCAGCCAGGAGAACGGTTGCGGCCGTCTGTTCCAGAATCGCCTTCGTCGTATGGCGCTGATAGACATGCTGAAGTTCATGCGCCAAGACGCCGGCCAATTGTTCTGGGCTGTCGGTCCGTTCCAGCAGACCGCGGAGCATCACCACCTGACCTCCCGGTGCGGCAAAGGCGTTGACAGCAGGATCATCGACGACCGAGAGCGTGATCTGATAGGGCGAAGTCGGACGAGTCGCCACGAGGGCCTGCAGGACCCGATCGAGTTTTCGCAGTCGGTCAGGATCGCGGCATTGCCGTGATGCAGGCGCGAGGTGTTCGACAACCTTTCGGCCAAGGGTTTCTTCCCAGGCCACCGGCACATAGGGCGTGGCCGCGGAGGCGATGCCCGGGATCCCCCACCGATATAACCAAACGGTCATGAGGATGACCGCCAGCGCTGCACACTGAGTCCAACGTATGCGCATCTTCCGCCGTGCCGGGTTGTGGAAATGTTGTGCAACGGTCGGCGCCGCCTTGTGAATGTCGGCCAACAGGTCGGGAGTGGACAGCACGACCGCTTCAGCCGGCTCTGGTCCGAACTCCAGCCGGACCGGTTCGCCGGCGTAGGCGCCTTGGGTCTGACGGATCTGGTCGTACGGCCACTGCTTGCCGGTTCCGTCGGGCATGAGAATCTGCAAGGTCGTCGGAGTGACGGTGATGGTGACGCGGTAGCGCGTGGCTGTGCGGCCGTCGAGGTAGTGGGCGGTCCTGCCGTCGGACATGGGGCCTAATCCATATCGAAGCCGGTGTCGAGGAGGTTCGACAGGCCTTCGCCGGTGACCGAGGAGTCGGTGGTGTCTTGCAGGACCAGATCGAGATCCGTCGGGCCCTGTAACGACAGGGTGTCGGTGAAGAACCGGGCGTTCCGAACCGTCACCCAGGGCCAGGCGAATCCAAGCGTGAGGAGCACCAGCGCGAGGTTGCCGAGGTAGAGCGTGAACAGTTTTTGCCAGGTGACGGCGGATGAGAACCTTGCTGCTCCGAACCAGGTGTGGTCCCAAAAATATTTCTGCTTTTGAGCGAGCAGCCAGATCCACACCGGTCCGAGCAGGCAGGGAATCAAGAGCAGGGTCAGCCAGGCATTGGTCAGTTGCAGCGCGATAGCCAGGCCGCAGAGGCTCAGGACAACATAGGTCAGGAAGAGGGTGACGGCAAACGGAACCATAAGGCCGGACCCATGGCCCGTGAACTGGAACCGCCGGTTGCCGAAGTAGGTGTGCGAGTGGAAATACGCCTGGCGCCTGGTCTGAAAATAGGGATAGTACGTGCCGATGGACAGAACCGTGAAGAACCAGCCTCCGGCGTAGAGCTTCAGGAAGTCCCATGTTCGCCCTCGAAACGAGAAACGGATGCCGCGCCAGGAGGTGCGAGTACAGCGGTAGCGCCGCGCATTCACGATGGCGATCGGGACATAGAGGAACAGCACCAGACCGGCCAGCATCTGGAGCGACAGATCAACCCACCGTGGGAGCGCCAGAAACGCATGGGCGGCGCTCAGTGCAAAGTATGGGATGCCGAAGACCAACATCGCCTTCAAGAACCCTTGGTAGAGCTCCTTTCCGGTGCCATGGTAAACGAAACGGTCGCCTGCGAAGGCGGTCTGGCTGAACAGATACCGACGAATTTTGGCCTTGCCCCAAAAATGATAGGCGCCGAGCGTTACGATGGTGAGGCAGGTGTTGACGATGTGCATGCCAAGGAGGGTGCCCCCGGTGCCGTGAAAAGCACCACGTTCAGCGGAGGAGGCGTCGACCGTCGCGGGAGGGACCTCGTTCCGAGTGGTGGGTGCGAGCGCGACGATCGCGAATCGTGCCCCGCAAGCAGGGCAGGTGCTGCGGGCTGCGTGCTTCAACCGGTGCGGATGACGTACCCGATAACGGCTTCCACATTGCTGGCAGTTTACCGCGAGGGCGAGGTCGTTCGTATCGGCCTGAAGGTCCGTCGTGGTCATGGTCAGCAGGCCGGTTGATGTCCGAAAGTGCAGGCCTGTCGAAGATCCTGCATGAAGCCCTTGGTGTCTCCCTGGGCCCGCTTGAGGACCGACCGTTCGAAATGGGCGCGGCCGTTCTGTGGCTGTTGCGCGAGGAATCGGTCCCACAGGACCATGGCCTGATCCCACTGTCGCCGTTCCGCATAGATCCGCGACGATGCGCTGTAGGCGTCGATGAGGGTCGGATCGAGTTGAATCGCAGCCTGGAAGGCGATGAGGGCTTCGTCGTAGGCTTCCTTTTGGATCAGGGCGGTGCCGCGACTGTAGTAGGCTTCGGGATAATCAGGATCCAGGTTGAGGGCTGCTGCATAGGCAAACAGCGCCTTGTCGATCTGCCCGAGTTTTTGGAAGGCGATGCCCTGCTCACGCTGCGCTTTTGCCTGCGAGAATTCTTTCCCCCCGTAGGCCAAAAGCAGGTCGATGAGGGTTCGGTCCTGGCTCTGCCGTGCAATCTCAAGGGCGGTCTGGCCGTGGGTTTTCCGGTTGACGTTGATACCCTGTTCAAGCAACGTTTGTGCGGCGGCCAGGTGTCCCTGCCGGACCGCTCGATGGAGCGCCGAATCGCCGCAGGTACAGGTCGCCTTGAGATCGGCCCCCTTGGACAGCAGCAGGGCGATCGTGTCTGCATGGCCTCGTTCCGAGGCGGCGAGGAGAGGGGTGAACCCCTGTTTCGCCTTTGTATTGGGATTGGCTCCATGTTGCAGCAGCAGGGCCACCACCTCGGTCTGTCCCCGCTTCGACGCTTCGTACAAAGCAGTACGACCCCTGCCGTTGCGCCGATCGATATTGTCTTCGTCGCTGAGCAGCGCCGTCGCGGCGGCAAGATCGCCTCGCGCGGCAGCCAGGTGGAGCGGAGTCCAGCCGTTCGATCGGAGGATGAGGGGCGACAATATCAGTTCGTCCACATCGTAGGGATCGTGGGTGGTTTTGATTTGAGTGAACAGCCAGTAGGCCGTTCCGGATAGCAGTGCATAGTTCAGGAGGAAGGTCAGCGTCGCCACGACGATGCCCGTGATTCGGCGCGACAGGTCGGTCGAGTCGAGGTTATCGTCCGACCGGGCGACAACCTCCTCATCGGTCGGTCTGGTTTCGAGGTTGAGAACGATCAAGTTCCCGGCACAGGTGGGACAGGGGAATTGCTGCAGGGGACTGTCAGGGACGGGGGTGCAAGAGGTGACGGCTTTGCAAAGAGGACAGGCTATTGCCCGAGTGGAATCCGGCGGCGTGCTGATCGTGGACGCAGGTGTTGTCGTGCCTGGGTGAACGGTTGCCATGATGCCTGAAGACCTTCGCCCGGGCCTGTGCAGAACGGTCTCGTGAGTGGTACCTATCGGTGGTCATTGAAAAGGATAGCGCAAAACGGGAGGAGCGCAACCGGCCGAATGGGCTTGGGGCCGGTCGATGACGGAGGAGGGCAACAGGTCCCCCTTGAACTGGGATCGAAGCGTCAGGTGGGGGAAAAACGAGTAATGGTGACGGGGACATAGGTCAGCGAAGGGCCGTCCGGACCACGGTGGCTCAAGGTGTGACGGAGCCAGTCCTTGTCGTTTCTGGCGGGGAAGTCGGCTCGATAGTGGGCTCCGCGGCTTTCCTCCCTGCCGAGCGCGCTTACGACGATGGTGTCGGCGATCTCCAGCAGGCAATGCAATTCAAGGGCCTGGATCAAGTCGGTGTTGAAGATCCGTCCCTTGTCCTGGAGGCACATGCGTTGCGCCCTCTCCTTCAGGGCTTGAATGGCCGTCAAGGCCTCGCGCATGGACTGCTGGGTGCGGAATATACCTAGATTGAGACTCATGGTCTTGCCGAGGTCGTCCCGTATCTGCCAGGCCCGTTCCGGGCCGGGATTGGTCAGGAGGGTCTTCAGTCGCTGTTCTTCCTGTTGCAAGACCGTCTCGGGAACGGCCGGCAGGTCACAGCTGCGGACATACTCGGCGGCCCTCGTACCGGCCCGGCGTCCGAACACGATGGTTTCGAGCAATGAATTGCCTCCCAGGCGGTTTGCCCCATGCACGCTCACGCAGGCGCATTCTCCTGCGGCGAACAGGCCCGGCAGGTCGGTCTCTCCCCAGGCATTGGCTTTGACACCCCCCATCTGGTAATGGGCGCCGGGCCGGATGGGAATCGGAGTCTCGATCGGATCGAGTCCCGCGAACTCCATCGCCAGTTCCCTGATCTGCGGGAGCCGTTCAAGGATGCGGGCACGGCCGAGGTGCCGCAGGTCCAGCAGGACACAGCCGTCGACACCCCGCCCTTCCTGAATTTCCTGTCCGATGGCCAGAGAGACCGTCGAGCGGGTCGCCAGCTCCATTTGCTCCGGCGCGTATCGTTTCATGAACCGCTCTCCGAGCGTGTTCAACAAATAGCCGCCCTCTCCCCTGGCACCTTCCGTGATCAAGATCCCGGTATCTTTCAAGGTGGTCGGATGAAACTGCACGAACTCCATGTCTTCAAGCGGGAGTCCCGCACGATACGCCAGGGCCATGCCGTCGCCGGTGTTGATGACGGCATTGGTGCTGGTGGAGAAGACGCGGCCGCTTCCGCCGGTCGCGAGGATCACGGCCTTTGCGCGCAATGCCTGCAATCCTCCGCGGATCAGATCCCAGGCGACCACGCCGCAACAGCGTCCTCCTTCGACCAACAACGACGTGACGTACCATTCTTCGTACACCAGGCAGCGGCGCTTCAGCAGTTGTTCGTACATGGCGTGTAACAGCGCGTGTCCCGTGCGGTCCGCGGCATAACAGGTTCTCGGAAACCCGGCACCTCCGAACGGCCGCTGGGCGATGCGTCCTTCCGGGGTTCGGCTGAAAATCACGCCCATACGTTCAAGCTCTAAAATGTCCTGCGGGGCTTCCCGGCACATGGCTTCGATGGCGTCTTGATCACCCAGGTAGAGGCCGCCCTTGGCCGTGTCGTAGGCATGGGCTTCCCAGGAGTCCTGCTCGCCCAAGGCGGCATTAATGCCGCCTTGGGCGGCAACGGAATGGCTGCGTACCGGGTGAACCTTCGAGAGGAGCGCCACATCGATGCCGGATGGAACCGCGATGGCAGCCCGCATCCCCGCGAGTCCCGCTCCGACGATCAGGATGTCATGTGTGATCATGCGTGGTGGTGCCCTGTCGGCCCTGGGCCGGTGCGATCGGCGCCCGGTGAAGGGCACACAAATTCACTCTTACCGCAGGACATTCCGGAAAACAAGGTGAAGGGATTGCAGCCGGATGCTTGGAAAAGTCGGGCCTGCATGGTACGTTACCTCACGGTGTTTCGAATGAACGAGTGCGCCAACTTTTAGCAGGATTTCACCCCCCATGCCACAGCCTAATTTTCTTGAACCGAACGATACGTTTGTGCCCCGCCATATCGGTCCGACGGAGTCGGACATCCAGGAGATGCTGGCGGTGCTGAGTCTGCCGTCGTTGGAGGCGCTCGTGGAGGCGACCGTTCCATCCGACATTCGGCTGCAGGGATCCCTCACGGTACCTTCTCCGCGCGGCGAACAGCAGGTGCTGGCCGAACTACGCGGGTTAGCCGAACAGAACCAGGTCTGGCGGTCGCTTATCGGCATGGGTTACTACGATTGCATCACCCCGCCGGTGATCCAGCGCAATATTTTGGAGAACCCCGGCTGGTATACCCAATACACTCCCTATCAAGCCGAGATCGCTCAGGGCCGCCTCGAAGCGCTGGTCAACTTCCAGACCATGGTGGCAGACCTCACGGGGTTGCCGCTCGCCAATGCGTCGCTCCTCGACGAGGCGACCGCCGCGGCCGAGGCGATGACGATGTGTGCGGCCATGTCCAAAGCGGCGGGGCATGAACGCAAGAAATTTTTCGTCTCCGAGAATTGCCATCCGCAAACGATTGCGGTCGTGCAGACCCGTGCGGAACCGTTGGGCATCGTCTTGCAGGTCGGCGCGATGAAGTCGCTGGACCTTTCCCAGGGCGAGTTCTTCGGGACGTTGCTGCAGTATCCAACCACGGACGGCTATGTGGGCGACTACAGCGAGTTCGTGAACCGTGCGCATGATACCGGAGCCTATGTAGTGGTGGCGACCGACCTGCTGGCCTTGACGCTGTTGCGTCCGCCCGGCGAGTTCGGCGCAGACGTGGCGGTCGGGTCGAGTCAGCGGTTCGGTGTGCCGCTGGGGTTCGGTGGTCCACACGCCGCGTTTCTTGCCACCAAGGAAGAATTTCGCCGGCAAATGCCGGGCCGGATTGTGGGTGTGTCGAAGGATGTCACGGGCCGAACGGCCTATCGGCTGGCCTTGCAAACCAGG
Protein-coding regions in this window:
- a CDS encoding Peptidase M48, Ste24p, which translates into the protein MSDGRTAHYLDGRTATRYRVTITVTPTTLQILMPDGTGKQWPYDQIRQTQGAYAGEPVRLEFGPEPAEAVVLSTPDLLADIHKAAPTVAQHFHNPARRKMRIRWTQCAALAVILMTVWLYRWGIPGIASAATPYVPVAWEETLGRKVVEHLAPASRQCRDPDRLRKLDRVLQALVATRPTSPYQITLSVVDDPAVNAFAAPGGQVVMLRGLLERTDSPEQLAGVLAHELQHVYQRHTTKAILEQTAATVLLAAVSGDVSGGLAWGLEGARTLGSLHYTRTHETEADLEGLHMMQAARLDPTAMILFYGVLQKDLQDQAGPPDFLSTHPDMGERLAALVALAGPPPPDARTLLPGEDWKDIRTLCRLRSHERSLPVSLDLP
- a CDS encoding Two-component system sensor histidine kinase; the encoded protein is MPLRVRLTLWYGTALALILLTFSVVLYTITARSLREQLDESLEETASAAVRSLETRGFLPLIDEDELLRQFPELTRIDKFFQIFSPSGTITIRSPNIRQHDVPLSRHALEVAFTGSTIFESARYPNEPPLRLVSVPIIYRGSLLYIVQVGTTLEGVEETLRRFLLVLLVMAPIALVVSLAGGWFLAGRALRPVDSITLAAQRIAAGDLTQRLTSERSSDEIGRLTDTFNNMIARLETSFAQIRQFSSDASHELRTPLTVMKGESELVLRRPRPVEDYIAVLESNLEEIDRMSRIVEELLFLSRADLGQIKTECEPVRLEALVEDIQRQACLLGQEREVEVVMGTIEPATVRGDELRLRELILNIVDNAVKYSHAQGKVEIDLRVEGATVRLAVRDHGIGIPREAHKQIFDRFFRTDDARAHTKKGTGLGLAICAWIAEAHHGHIEVQSEVGQGSTFTIVLPLAAPAA
- a CDS encoding Succinate dehydrogenase flavoprotein subunit, which translates into the protein MITHDILIVGAGLAGMRAAIAVPSGIDVALLSKVHPVRSHSVAAQGGINAALGEQDSWEAHAYDTAKGGLYLGDQDAIEAMCREAPQDILELERMGVIFSRTPEGRIAQRPFGGAGFPRTCYAADRTGHALLHAMYEQLLKRRCLVYEEWYVTSLLVEGGRCCGVVAWDLIRGGLQALRAKAVILATGGSGRVFSTSTNAVINTGDGMALAYRAGLPLEDMEFVQFHPTTLKDTGILITEGARGEGGYLLNTLGERFMKRYAPEQMELATRSTVSLAIGQEIQEGRGVDGCVLLDLRHLGRARILERLPQIRELAMEFAGLDPIETPIPIRPGAHYQMGGVKANAWGETDLPGLFAAGECACVSVHGANRLGGNSLLETIVFGRRAGTRAAEYVRSCDLPAVPETVLQQEEQRLKTLLTNPGPERAWQIRDDLGKTMSLNLGIFRTQQSMREALTAIQALKERAQRMCLQDKGRIFNTDLIQALELHCLLEIADTIVVSALGREESRGAHYRADFPARNDKDWLRHTLSHRGPDGPSLTYVPVTITRFSPT
- a CDS encoding hypothetical protein (Ribosomal protein S12p Asp88 (E. coli) methylthiotransferase), with the protein product MASSLITPSRAKRDKPTIGFVNLGCSKNQVDSEVMLGTLVAGGFQLTGDARAAEVVIINTCGFIEEAKQESINSIIEHGRLKKSGSCRLLIAAGCLAQRYQGELLKELPELDGVVGTGEFGRIAEICRSLLAPKVRQQRLWLGQPPYLYDAETPRIRLGTPHSAYLKIAEGCNRNCAFCAIPIMRGKQRSRPIESIVAEARRLAEEGVKELNLISQDTINYGVDLGLRQGLTTLLRELVTVNDVRWIRPFYLYPQQVTDELLELYAGEERITKYLDMPLQHISDAMLKRMHRLGDRKHLTKLVERIRNKIPGLFFRTAFIVGFPGETDAMFEELRQFMLDMEFDRVAVFLYSDEEGTSAVDLDRKVERAVMEERRNELLALQESISAAKNRDYLGRTFEVLVDGLSEESDRLLEARHEGLAPEIDGVVYCDRGAAKPGEFVSVTVTDVAGYDLIAQPVGHQGTPSSAAPSLLMPKKTGAGYR
- a CDS encoding HtrA protease/chaperone protein, with the translated sequence MKRPIQSVGTLAGIAVLGATLVWSYASLTTSHASNPSPTAEERPIATAGSLPATGFADVAKAVTPAVVNITTSGSEEVSDSAGPRGRGEDFFGSPFGPRRFGPPMEPRERRGGQGSGVIVSPDGYVLTNNHVIDGAKTVTVTLPDKREFKGRIVGSDPKSDLAVVKIDGSRLPTVAWGDSSRLQVGEYVLAVGNPFGLNSTVTLGIVSALGRGHMGITQYEDFIQTDAAINPGNSGGALVNTRGELIGINTAIFSQTGGYQGVGFAVSSGMGRPIYESLVKTGKVVRGYLGIGIQDLNQDLAKSFNVKGNHGAVVTDVKEEGPAEKAGLKQGDVITSFQGTPIEDAVTLQRAVTRSAVGSKATVKVMRDGQEKDLSVTIGELPDNQQVAKAETAPSDQPLAGLAVQELDRETAQELGIKGKLQGVVVTSVEPESEAERAGLMPGDVIREINRKPVTSMKDYDRAASDLKKGQNVLVLINRRGASLYLSAKV
- a CDS encoding membrane protein; its protein translation is MTTTDLQADTNDLALAVNCQQCGSRYRVRHPHRLKHAARSTCPACGARFAIVALAPTTRNEVPPATVDASSAERGAFHGTGGTLLGMHIVNTCLTIVTLGAYHFWGKAKIRRYLFSQTAFAGDRFVYHGTGKELYQGFLKAMLVFGIPYFALSAAHAFLALPRWVDLSLQMLAGLVLFLYVPIAIVNARRYRCTRTSWRGIRFSFRGRTWDFLKLYAGGWFFTVLSIGTYYPYFQTRRQAYFHSHTYFGNRRFQFTGHGSGLMVPFAVTLFLTYVVLSLCGLAIALQLTNAWLTLLLIPCLLGPVWIWLLAQKQKYFWDHTWFGAARFSSAVTWQKLFTLYLGNLALVLLTLGFAWPWVTVRNARFFTDTLSLQGPTDLDLVLQDTTDSSVTGEGLSNLLDTGFDMD
- a CDS encoding Two-component transcriptional response regulator, OmpR family, which codes for MRVLVVEDETKVGSFIKRALEEESYAVDLCEDGAQGLDMALSGSYDLIMIDLMLPSLPGLEVLTRLRKEKIQTPVLILTAQSKVDQRVKGLDAGADDYLTKPFAIDELLARVRALLRRGPAESPGVLQVDDLVLNPATREVTRGGQRIDLTVKEYALLEYFMRHAGRVLTRPMISDHVWNQDFDTFTNVIDVYVNYLRNKIDRGRARKLIHTIRGSGYMLKVD